The sequence below is a genomic window from Macrotis lagotis isolate mMagLag1 chromosome 7, bilby.v1.9.chrom.fasta, whole genome shotgun sequence.
aaattccccttttttcattttttgatagataatttagttttcttcttttaaaaaaatcagattaaccaaatgcttatctattttattagtttattcATAAGAcctactcttggttttatttattgttcaatagttttctaaCTTATctactcttagttttatttattattcaatagttttctaaCTTTCAAATTTATTGATCCCttgttttttcacttcagctgaagcatagtatattctgctccaaccttttacttttactctatgtcctatctctttgcttcaaatgtatttcttttggaattctgtttttttttatccactctgcatctacttccattttatggaagagttcatcccattcacattcatgattgctaactgtgtatttccctgcattccattttccccctttgtatattttcttcctcttttcattatGACAGCTcctgcctcccagagttgttgtgaggatgaaatgagttaatctttgcaaaccttatagtGGAGCATAAATACTTTTCCCCCACACTCAAACTAATCCTTCTGGTTACTCTCTAGCTCTACCTCTGTCCTCTGATCTACTTTGTTCCTAAGACTCTCTCTAAACTGAGCAATTCATTTCATGGTATCTGGTTTCTTTGTGAGTTCCATACAAGATCAATGTCTTTCCATCCCAGAACAGTCATTACCTTTCTGTTGGCTTCCTGGTTAACAGAAATTGGAAGAGCTTGAAGAATGGGGCATTTATGTTAGGAGCTTACTGGAAAGTGAATCCCCTGATAACTGCCCTAGAACTCAATCTTCTTTCATTAGGgaaattccagagaaagaacttccAACCAGCATGACCTTGAAGACCACAATGAAGATTCCAGCTCTTGGTCGACCCTTACATCTGGGGACATTGTATGACTGTTGCTCAGATACCTTCATCCCAGGTAATTATTCTCTTGAATGCAAGGCTTTTTCCAGATGTCAGGAGAGGACAGTGTTAGAAAACTGTTTTTTCTAGGTAAAAAAATGATGAGTATGGAAAGAATGGAAACTCAGATTCAGAGAACATCTCAGTCATTAAAGTGTCTCACCTTTCTTCTCCCAGTTAGAACTCACCTAGATTGATTTGTTCTGATGCTATGTGATGGAAAATCCAAGCCAGGAGTGATAAGGAATGTGTGAAGAGAACAGTGTTAGGAAAAGACTCATTTGACCCTCAGAAAGTGAAGGTCAAAATGAGAAGCAATCTCTGAAAGATCCAACAAAAAGAagactgctttttaaaaaacagcttTGACCAGAGACAGTATCAGAGCTTTAATTAAATCTGTCACAGTgttgggaggaaaggagagcagattgcacacacacacacacacacacacacacacacacacacacacaaacacacacatatatcgaAGGGTTTGGGCATATTAACCATATTAACCAGTCTGGTTAAAATAAGGTTGAAAGGCAGTactgaaggagaaaggaagacctgAAGGTTCAGAATGAAGGACTGGAAAGgaagttggaaaaacaaacagtCCCATCATTTTCCTTTGATAAGGGTGAGGGTTGCAGGTCCTTTGAATATATATTGGCTTTAGATCTTTATCAGCATCTAAAAGAGAGGCTGCTGTTGTCTCATTGggtagagcactgaacctggagtcaggaagacctgagttcaaattcagttaaCAGATAttttctggctgtgtgaccctgagtaagtcacttaacttctgattgTCTGAAAAAGGATCTACTGAatcttgaaaaaggaaatgacaaaatacttCAAAATGTTTGCCATATACATAAATCCCATAAATAGCTATAGCCCATGGGATCAGAAAAAGTCAGAAACTACTGAACAAGATGATTTAAAAGAGCCATTTAATTCTATTCCAATTACTTCCTGAGTCACATCCCAGTAGTCAGCTAATAGTATGGAGCTATGTGGTTTAATGTACTGGACCTAAaattgagaaaatgagaaaaatccagAATTTGGCACATCCTAACTGTGGAAACTCTGGGAAAGTGACTTAACTCTatcttagtttcctaatctgcaaaatggggatgataataataatagtacccatcTTCCAGAGCTGTTCTGAAAATCAGATgagttaatatttgcaaaacacttttaaaatatttatatatttagtagtcaggggtggctaggtaacgtagtggataaagcactggccctggagtcaggagtacctgggttcaaatccggtctcagacacttaataattacctagctgtgtggccttgggcaagccacttaaccccatttgccttgcaaaaaaaccctaaaaaaacaaaacaaaaaaaatatttatatatttagtagttgtaattttattttttaatcacacaaaatattcttttttaaagaaatttttaacatttttgaattccaaattctctttctttctcccctccttcctcattgagaaggcaagaaattttatatagtttatatatatgcagtcatgaaaaacatatttccatatcagtcaagTTGTGAATGAAaacacaagaaaaggaaaatactttaagcaaaaaaaaaaaaattatttgcattcATACTCCATCAGTTCTGTTTTTGGAGGtgcatagcattttttttttaggtttttgcaaggcaaatggggttaagtggcttgcccaaggccacacagctaggtaattatgaagtgtctgggggggatctgaactcaggtactcctgactccaggcccagtgttctatccactgagccacctagcctttTCATCAAAAATCCTTCCAAATAGCATTAGacctttatttttctgaaaataacTAAGGTGatcattgaacaatattgctattctgtgtacagtgttttttaggttctgctcacttcattttgcatcagctcatgcaagttctttccaggttttttactatattttttataatttttatttttattgaaggcaatggggttaagtgactttccctagatcacatagctaggtaattattaagcatctgaggctggatttgaatttaggtcctcttgactccagagccagtgctgtatccactgtgccacctagctgtcccttcccAGGTTTTAATCAAAATATTctactcttcatttcttatataacacaataatattccattataatcatataatacatcttgttcagtcattctccaatactcttcaaattttaaaatgtaatataatttttaggAAATAATATTGTGATTAGACAGCAGCAAGGAATATTTCAAAACAAGGAGCCTGACCAAGACAACCCAGAAAGAGCTATACTTTTTCTGAGCCTACTCAGAAAACTACTCATTTTCTGTCTCAGAAAATGTTTCAAAGATTGTATCCTCAGCTAATACTGCCAAATTTGTCACATACAAACAACATTCCTCCTCCATACACCAGGCACTGACCTCACTTTGGGTCACCTCCTGCTCTCCATCTAGGGCAGGCAGTGGGGTTACTTTTGGAGTGAGAAGAACAGGGTTCTgctttgactcttactagctatatagTCTCCAAACAGTTAACCAACTTTTCTCTCAGTCTCAGGttatttgtctgtaaaatgggacaaaTGATGATAGCATACTCACTTCACAGAATTGTggaaggaaagtgctttgtaaactctGAGTTTATATcaccatgggtttttttttaaagtcagtcaccaaatttaaaaaaaattcagtctccAGATTGAAGGGAGGAGACATTGCCTACCTAGGGAAGGAACAGAGGAGATCTGAGAACTGgggtcctgggggggggggggggagaatgagcTTCCAAATTCAGGGACTCAGATAAGGTTGAAGATTTGTTACAATTCTCCCTATCTGTTGTAGAAGGCTCAATAGTGCAAGGAAGTTGTAGAGGCctagagaagtttttttttctttctctccccaccccccagttcagaaatagaattttctCCATCTCTGACATCTATGACTCTTGCCCTACTTACCCTCTTTCCAGGTACTGCCTCCCAAACCCAGCTGTTCCTGATGGAAAGTATACCCTAAAGTGAAAGATAGGCTGTGGTCCCTCTGCAATCTGCCATTTACTCCCTAATGTCTTTGCCCCATTCTAGGTATCACTTTGTGGGAGAAGAAAACCCTGGAGAAAAACACAACTACAGAAGAACAATACAAGATTGACTTTGACATCATCATCTCTGACACCATTGATGAGAAGATCAATGCCATGAATATTCCTGTAGAGATGAAAGCAAGTGTCCTGGCAGGGCTGGTTGAAATAGGAGGATCTGCCAAATATTTATATGACAACAAGACATTTGACCAGCAAGTCCAGGTCACTCTCAAGTACAGTATAACTACACAGTATTCCCACCTAACAGTGGACCATCTGGGATATCAGAATATTTCTTACCATGATGTATTTTATAATGGAACAGCCACCCATGTGGTCACTGCAGTGCTTTATGGGGCCCAGGCTTTCTTTGTGTTTGATCAGAATGTTCACACCAATGAAAATGTCAAGGATAAAGAAAGTACATTGAAGGCAGCCGTAGAGATTATTCCTGAAGTAGCAAGAATATTACAAGTTGAGGACAGAAAGATAAAATCGACTAAGGAATTCACATGTAAGTTTTATGGGGATTTTGTTCTTGAGAACAATCCTGTGACTTATGAAGATGTAGTAAAAGTCTATGCCTCTCTTCCTAAGCTGCTGAGGGGCCATGGGGTGCCCCTCCAGGTCTGGTTGTACCCTCTAGAGAAGCTAAACTCCAAAGCTGCCAAGCTAGTTCAAGGAATCAGCATGAGCTGGGTATCGAATGCCCAGGACACCCTGGAGAAGTTAGCCAAGTGTGCCGAGAAATGTAATGACATGCTGGAGGCACCAGGTCTTTCAGTCTTTTCTGCAACCAAGAAAAAGGTCATATTATTCCAAGAACTAGTGAAACAACACAGAGAGTATTTACAAAAGGAAATAGCCAAGGTCTTACCCCTGATTCGGGTGGGCAGAGCAGAGGAAGATGAGGTAAACAGGATTTTAATTAGAGAAAGCCAGTCCCCATTCAGCTCTAGGAGGCTCTCAGAATTCCTAAATCTGAAGCACCAGGAGATGAAAGTGATAAATTCCTATCTCTCCCTTCTGAAGGAGGTACCAGTCATCTATGACCAGAATGAGCTGGAGAGTGTGGTACTAGGCTCTCCCCACAGATTTGTCCTGGTATTTGTATTCACCTCCTTGCAAGAAGAACCCTACTTAGCAGATTGGAAACAGTGGCTTCAGAATCCAGCATCATTCAGTCCTGAATGTGAGAAAAAGACATATTCCTCATGGTTTAAGGACAGAGAGACAaggagaaaaacaagacaaatggCAGAATCTTTTTCAATGTTTGCCAAGATCAATCATTCCACTGAGAAGACTCAATTTATTGTGGCATCTATTCCAGATCAGAAAAACAAGGGAGTCTCCCTTTACCTTTATGAAAATGGACTGCGGATCAGTACTAACTTTGAGATACCAGTCaaacctccccctccccaaattacTGGAGTTGCATATGACTGTGTAGAGCTCACATTGCCCCCAGCatctgggaaaagggaaaggatgaCTAACTACTATGTAGAGTACCAAGTTGTAGGGGAAGATGACTGGACCACCATCCCTGTTTCTGGAAAGGTAGAGGAATTCGAAGTGAATGGCCTTGAACCTTGCACTGAGTATTGGTTCCGGTGTGCTGAGGTGTGTGAGCAAGGACTCAGTGAGAATAGTGATGTGAGTCCTGCTTTGAGGACAATTGCCCCTGTCCAACCTCCTGAAAAGCCAGAAGCTATTGCAGTGGAATCACAGGCTGTATACCTAGGCTGGCAGGGTCCAAGTAtcattggaaaacaagtaaagaTCAAGGAATATATGATAGAgtataaaaaggaaactgagactgtgggtcaggagggggaaggagaatgGCATGAACACAGAACAGGAAATAATAAAGAGTTTTGTGTCATTAAGGGACTGACCCCTCAGACTGTGTACACCTTCCGAGTTTCTGCTGTGTATGATCATGGTTGGACCAGTGTGAGCAGTGGCAAGAGTGACCCCATAAGGACCTGTTTCCCTAGGAGTTCCAAGGGcttccattttaaaaacaattaaaggtGTAGTCACCAAAAAATTTAAGATCTACTGACACCCGGCATTCTCTCATATTTAGTCACCACTTTTGGATGCATTAATGAAGACTTACAATTTTTGAAGGATGCAGAACCCAGTGGCAGGAAGTCTTCCCAAACCATTTATTTATGATCATcactgtgtgggataaaaatccacttaaaaaaatatagagactacTCTGAgcaaaaaataagtttattttgggttttctggAGAAAAGAGCACACTCCAAgcctcacaaaggtagtgaaaatCAAGGAGTTGCcccgaattgacagtcaagcaagattatatggcctaactcaatcccctcctccccccctaTTGTCCTTCTTTGTCAATTCATGGTTAGtcttggttagtcttcagagttacattctacatgtgaaaatctaccccagtaacaaagagaagaatgaaaagttttcataaaatattacctcataaaatatggtgagaataaccttcaggattataattatcttattgaagtaacagtttacttatcatcaaacaagagatgAGATTCGTTGGAATgtaaggtttttctcatgggaacagtcAACTGTCctcccagttaagatagttttaaCAACAAATAGGTGACTAACCAAAAATCCAAGGTTTCTCTGGAAATCGTCCACTGTTTTTCCTCCTAACAGAATTGGGAGGGTGCCtagcttggaatgcaaggtttctctccctctttcttctaagaatagtctaagagtaatagtttgtcaattttttaatgatttttaaccctgagaggacttcactaggaatttTAATTCTTAAGAGGGAATAATGTTCCTCTCatcatttttctaattagatCCTTAGTCTCCTCTAAGATTGTCCCATTATTAAAGCAACCCAACCCATTAATTTAAGTATCAAACTGGGCTGACATGGATTTCAAAGGGAGTACAGAACTTTCAAGTTACATTCaaactgatgaaaagactagTGCTGCATAAAAacattgaagtaaaaaaaaaacaggggtcaAGAGTAACCtaaaaagatcattttatttgAACAAGTTAAGTAGCTACATGCTTTTGGATTGTTAACATTCTCATGGGGTTGAGGCCATGGGGATAAGGTAAAACAAATATCTCCTCAGAACCTTAGTGTTTTCAACTGAGAGagttaagaaaaagagagagCCTAAGAATGGACAGATTCTGTTCAAATgatttgaagagagagaaaagtagatAAAAGAATACCCTAATATAGAAAGGAGAAACATGATAAACTCAAAAGAGAAACAAGATGGGGAATGATATTTTAAGAAGGATAAGCTAGGGAAGGAATAGTTATAAACAAAGTAGATTTCTACATTCTGAAGCAATCATTAAAACGAGAGGATAAGCAATGAGCTAGCATCTGAAAAGGAGTACATCCACTGTGAAATGGCTGAGCAGATTACAGTATCAtgcatttaattgaattttaattttgctCTAGGAAATGACAAAAGATGGTTTCAAAGAATGCACAAAACTGATTCAAAAAGATTAAagtgggagcagctagatggatagagcactagccctagagttgagttcaaatgtgacttcagatgcttattaattatctagttgtgtgacctagggcaagtcacttaacctcaatgccttattaaaaccaaatttaaaaaagattgaagtgagcagaagcaggacaatttctaagaaaaacaacattgtaaagaaaagtattctaaaagaaataagaattctgtttaaaaaaaaatcatcaaacagGTCTTTAGAGAACCTATGCTGAAAGCATGCTACTCATCTCTTAACAGAGGGGTAATGAAAACAAggtatagatagagatatagatttcAGTCTGAGGAGTATGattttgcttgctttctcaatgggtaggAGAGGGACCGAAGAGAAAGTGAATCTGGAACTAAAAATCTTTATGGAACATATCTCTGAAAAGATTTATATCATTTCACTATATTTATCACAATTTTTTTAATGGGGGAATAGGTTGATgggtgaaaaaaaggaagatcagAAGGAAGTACAAATAAGCAAGCAGTTTTAAAGTAATGTGTAGAAGCTATTATGTACAGATAAATCTTGCTTTGTGGAAGTGAACTATTCTGAGAACTAGCTTTATATAGAAGCAATTTTTACATAACGTAAATTTGCCCTTACTAACTACTTCCACTTAACccacataataaaataatatctttatacAAGCCATAAAATGTGGATATACTAAATACTATATCATGATAAtcaaaattcagcctcagatacttcctcattttgtaaccctgggcaagtcacttgacctctgatTTCTTGTCAAAagaatccactggaaaaggaaatggtgattCCCTTcagttgttgttcatcctttgttctggaaggtaaatgtttaatttccttttttaaaatttcttttacttatttaaggcaatgggattaagtgacttgcctaagtcacacagctaggcaattattaaatatatgaggctggatttgaactcaggtcctcctgactccagggccagtgctcaattcactgcaccacctagctatcccattgtttaatttctttaatcTTATACTTTTGATCAGAAATTGGTTTCTCAGCCTCTAATTGGGGTTTGTGAGTCTGAATGTTAGCCTCTGTCCTCCTCAAGGTCTGTGTCTCTTCAATTATAAATCTGAAGACCAGCTGGTCCTCCTCTAATTGCATCTACATGTTTGACTTTCACAGTTGTGTCAACAATTAAAGTCCATCctgagaaagcagaaaactggtcCCAATTAGAGACTTAAAGAAATTCTTATacttatgacattttggaaagggtGATATCCCAATgttctatatgtctatatcttatctgaaaaacaacataaaatattaagTTAGAATAGAAGCAGTAGTCCTGTTGCTAGTTAGATCTTTGTCTGTTCTGACATAGAATAGACTTTATGGATGAGTaagagaatcataaagtaatcaatgacactTTTGTAcaaatgtgtaacctgattgATTGGCCATTAATATTTTATGAATCCTTGAGTGGtttctataaattcttttttctcaacAAACTCTTGGTTGATATCTTTAATGATATCTTGTACCTATAGGTTTCTTGATAAGCTCTTacagaataaaacttcatgtctaaattcatctttttaatttcatttttagcctaagaaagtcaaggaagtaatgccatgatatgcaagtaagttggatttaagtgcatgagtgctatgcaaagtcaccacccatattttctcctctggaaccatccaGACCCAGTAGTAAGATACAGATCAggactggagatgccctggataCTGTGAGAAGCCTTGCccttttcatatatacatatgaatatatatatatatatatatatatatatataatttgatttattaatttttcaactacatgcaatggtagttttcaacaatttttttaaagtcacttaacctggttttatacttttctacctccctcccccttccccttacagaaagcaatctaatataaactattcatgtataaccatgctaaacatagatccaaatTAATCATGTTGGGAAATAATAATCaaagccaaatagaaaaaaaagagggaaaaaacataatatatgacaacttttaaaaattgaagatacttctggaactatgcccaaagagcaataaaactaatcgtatcctttgaaccagcaataataattctagacctatatccaaaaattttttttaaatgggaaaagtcccacatgctcaaaaatatttatagcagctttttttgtggtggcaaagaattggaaattgaaggatgcccatcaattgaagaatggcaaaacaagttatagtatgtaaatgttatggagtactattgttctataaaaaaaaaaactatgaatgttcagactttagagaagcatggaaagaattacatgaactgatactgagggaagggagaccaaccaagaaaacattgtatacattaacaaaagcttgtgagttgatcagctatgatggatgcagcttcctcagtagttcagagatccaGAACAACTCTGGAAGATCTATTATgaacaataccatccacatccaaagggaaaaaaacaaatgaaccagaaaaaaaaccccagaatctaaatggatactatgttcacttttttaaacttcttttatgtttttccttcctattccatggttttctttcttttccattagtcctaattcctcatatataaaatgattaatatgtaaatatgttaaatacaaaggTACATAGCCAACTTTTTCCAGGCTGTTTACCACCAAGGAGAGGGGATTGGGAAAAAGAGGGTGATAGAAAagtgtgtaacttataaatatgcaagtggataaatgttgaaaaactttcataacatgaaattggaaaaataaaataacaagaaaaagaaatagaaaaatgggggaaaattgaaGTTGCTAAGTTTTGTTGTGCATTTAAACCTCACACTTTCTTCTCTGGGTacggatggcattttccaacacaaatctttcaaaattgtctttgattattaaactgctgaaatgaacaaataaatcatagatgatcatcactcaaagttgctgttagtgtgtataatgttcttctaaaCCTTGACCTTTTTTTAAGTTAAGTTTCTTAACAGGTTTTACTGAAGCAAtgctcattcagtgattaaaccaggtaaaaaaaatgagaaaaaaaaggccTTTTTTTacttagtcaaaaaaaatcaatctgtgaGGGGAAAGCCCTCAGGATTTCTGGTCAAAACACATACATTTGgtatttacattcattctgagCCATCAGGGTCCAATCAATGACTAGCTGGGACTTAGGTTGGGACCTATTGTGGGtcaatcaatgagagccagagtgatttccATGTGTTAAAGACATGgttcttaagaaagaaatctagtccACATTCATCCCTAAAAGGCTCTCAGAATTCCTAGATCAGAAGCTCCAGGAGATGATGGCAAATTCTTGCCTCCCCCTTCTGATGAATGTGAGAGTCATACTGACCAGAATGAGGTAGACAGTGTGGTACTAGGCTCTCCCCAGAGATTTATCCTGGTGTTTGCATTCACTTTTTTGCTGAAGGAGGGTAGCTTTAACAGATTGGAAATGTGGTTTTAGAATCCAGCATCATTCAAGTCTGACTGAGCACAGGAAAAATTTCTGATGGGCCAAGGTCAGAAAGTCAAGAAGAAAAGCAACATTTTGCAAGGTCAATCATTCCACTGAGAAGACTCAATTTATCGTGGCATTTGTCATAGATAAGCACAGGAATTGAAGGGATGTACTGAATAATAACCTCATCTATTCAACTTATCTATGAGGTTAGGTTATGTGAGTCATCTTGGTCATTGAATATGGCCTAACTTCATCTCTGAAGTAAATTGGACAAGATGGAGAGAGACCTTCTTGACTGG
It includes:
- the LOC141492766 gene encoding verrucotoxin subunit beta-like isoform X2, translated to MLCNHFLLWSHRDSMNGQIWIRMIGDGPRCNGRPFFKKKEIPEKELPTSMTLKTTMKIPALGRPLHLGTLYDCCSDTFIPGITLWEKKTLEKNTTTEEQYKIDFDIIISDTIDEKINAMNIPVEMKASVLAGLVEIGGSAKYLYDNKTFDQQVQVTLKYSITTQYSHLTVDHLGYQNISYHDVFYNGTATHVVTAVLYGAQAFFVFDQNVHTNENVKDKESTLKAAVEIIPEVARILQVEDRKIKSTKEFTCKFYGDFVLENNPVTYEDVVKVYASLPKLLRGHGVPLQVWLYPLEKLNSKAAKLVQGISMSWVSNAQDTLEKLAKCAEKCNDMLEAPGLSVFSATKKKVILFQELVKQHREYLQKEIAKVLPLIRVGRAEEDEVNRILIRESQSPFSSRRLSEFLNLKHQEMKVINSYLSLLKEVPVIYDQNELESVVLGSPHRFVLVFVFTSLQEEPYLADWKQWLQNPASFSPECEKKTYSSWFKDRETRRKTRQMAESFSMFAKINHSTEKTQFIVASIPDQKNKGVSLYLYENGLRISTNFEIPVKPPPPQITGVAYDCVELTLPPASGKRERMTNYYVEYQVVGEDDWTTIPVSGKVEEFEVNGLEPCTEYWFRCAEVCEQGLSENSDVSPALRTIAPVQPPEKPEAIAVESQAVYLGWQGPSIIGKQVKIKEYMIEYKKETETVGQEGEGEWHEHRTGNNKEFCVIKGLTPQTVYTFRVSAVYDHGWTSVSSGKSDPIRTCFPRSSKGFHFKNN
- the LOC141492766 gene encoding verrucotoxin subunit beta-like isoform X1, translating into MQLFCFSICLLLLPHTQAPTILHTSSVNFGNATVSRLSREIPEKELPTSMTLKTTMKIPALGRPLHLGTLYDCCSDTFIPGITLWEKKTLEKNTTTEEQYKIDFDIIISDTIDEKINAMNIPVEMKASVLAGLVEIGGSAKYLYDNKTFDQQVQVTLKYSITTQYSHLTVDHLGYQNISYHDVFYNGTATHVVTAVLYGAQAFFVFDQNVHTNENVKDKESTLKAAVEIIPEVARILQVEDRKIKSTKEFTCKFYGDFVLENNPVTYEDVVKVYASLPKLLRGHGVPLQVWLYPLEKLNSKAAKLVQGISMSWVSNAQDTLEKLAKCAEKCNDMLEAPGLSVFSATKKKVILFQELVKQHREYLQKEIAKVLPLIRVGRAEEDEVNRILIRESQSPFSSRRLSEFLNLKHQEMKVINSYLSLLKEVPVIYDQNELESVVLGSPHRFVLVFVFTSLQEEPYLADWKQWLQNPASFSPECEKKTYSSWFKDRETRRKTRQMAESFSMFAKINHSTEKTQFIVASIPDQKNKGVSLYLYENGLRISTNFEIPVKPPPPQITGVAYDCVELTLPPASGKRERMTNYYVEYQVVGEDDWTTIPVSGKVEEFEVNGLEPCTEYWFRCAEVCEQGLSENSDVSPALRTIAPVQPPEKPEAIAVESQAVYLGWQGPSIIGKQVKIKEYMIEYKKETETVGQEGEGEWHEHRTGNNKEFCVIKGLTPQTVYTFRVSAVYDHGWTSVSSGKSDPIRTCFPRSSKGFHFKNN